The Aptenodytes patagonicus chromosome 15, bAptPat1.pri.cur, whole genome shotgun sequence genome has a segment encoding these proteins:
- the MN1 gene encoding transcriptional activator MN1 isoform X1, with protein MFGLEQFEPQSSSRSGGQAERGFGQPGLSMSAHFKAPAFPGGGPAAAAVDPALGALGEPPLLGMNMSLAGDAYGFPGRGPAELHGGGMQPPVHGFFGGQQPHGGHGGAHHPHQHPPHFGGNFGPDPGASCVHGGRLLGYSGALGGQTAFADGYEHMAESQGGEGFGQQRPGNLPDFQHHSAGASSHAVPAPCLPLDQSPNRAASFHGLPAAGSSEPHGLEQRRLPAQGGVDSLEYNYPGDGPAGHFELPVFSPSEPEGQLPHYGGGRQVPAGGSFAGAPALPRAPGMAVAKAHPPQQHGVFFERFGGARKMSASLEPGASARHPLMQQQQPPPPQPPQQPPGLLARQNSCPPAIPRQQQTEANAPNPNLQDNGPIMQNQHAQFEYPIHRLENRNMHPYTDPVFNMQHPPPQQPPNQRLQHFDAPYVSVAKRPRFDFPGNPGVERCASWGSGMHGPAMESHLSPTAYPGLPGEFTPPAPEAFGGPLPHGGPEHPALAQRQNAALVMKQMASRSQQRLRPPSLQQLGHHGEVGPPGGLPPPAFEREAGSGGRSFDPPAPHLAPDSAWFAGPPPPGELLPRRMAAPGLPAEAAPHELGLQPGGAAVLFRPGAGGLGLQEPLRMAGEGPAQALPSPGVHPPFAPAMGGLSQLQSPGGGVALPSAPAERRGPADFAAQPGFPFAAAARQPAAHGAAPTLSASPGAYPPPPPEFPPPPPPRPAASKLGALSLGSFSKPASKDNVFGQSCLAALSTACQNMIASLGAPNLNVTFNKKSPAEAKRKLSQAEPDPPPPAAPDYFPAGLPAGGGGAGKAAGTAPLLPAESSLSPGYALEPAAGSEGKAGGGRGRGRRKRDSGHVSPGTFFEKFSAAEGGGAGVSPGQPAVPAAAGGPPGAAGAERGGGTPHDKPLTSPSWGKGGELLLGEQPDLMSSLDSGIQSVTKSDGSSPHVDFPDEVSTSYGNEDEVSSSSDNAASKPTRSPLLGGSPKLPRGEHALLNGQKPLALGLLSTSTSTPDSYGLSTTAGAHPGTPGMEQVRTPTSTSAQDEIHPLEILQAQIQLQRQQFSISEDQPLGLKSKKGECTGQNGDSDLGSCCSEGVKGAMSTIDLDSLMAEHNSTWYLPGEKALMEGQEEDKPMAPWEKPKPTNPSKEGGDSSQSHADACSDSAPTQHHAGLVADCLLDSKDHLPLHGWAASHSELLHWAGSLAAALTCT; from the coding sequence ATGTTCGGGCTGGAGCAGTTCGAGCCGCAGAGCAGCAGCCGGAGCGGCGGGCAGGCGGAGCGGGGCTTCGGCCAGCCCGGACTGAGCATGAGCGCGCACTTCAAGGCGCCGGCCttccccggcggcggcccggcggcggcggcggtggatCCGGCCCTGGGCGCGCTGGGCGAACCGCCCCTCCTGGGCATGAACATGAGCCTGGCCGGGGACGCCTACGGCTtcccgggccgcggccccgccgagCTGCACGGCGGCGGCATGCAGCCGCCGGTGCACGGCTTCTTCGGCGGGCAGCAGCCGCACGGCGGCCACGGCGGCGCCCACCacccccaccagcaccccccGCACTTCGGCGGCAACTTCGGGCCCGACCCCGGCGCCTCCTGCGTGCACGGCGGCCGGCTCCTGGGCTACAGCGGCGCGCTGGGCGGGCAGACGGCGTTCGCCGACGGCTACGAGCACATGGCCGAGAGCCAGGGCGGCGAGGGCTTCGGACAGCAGCGCCCCGGGAACCTGCCCGACTTCCAGCACCACAGCGCCGGCGCCTCCAGCCACGCCGTGCCGGCGCCCTGCCTGCCCCTCGACCAGTCCCCCAACCGCGCCGCCTCCTTCCACGGGCTGCCGGCGGCCGGCTCCTCCGAGCCCCACGGCCTGGAGCAGCGGCGGCTCCCCGCGCAGGGCGGCGTGGACTCGCTGGAATACAATTACCCCGGCGACGGCCCCGCCGGCCACTTCGAGCTGCCCGTCTTCTCCCCGTCGGAGCCCGAGGGGCAGCTGCCGCACTACGGCGGCGGGCGGCAGGTGCCGGCGGGCGGCAGCTTCGCGGGGGCGCCCGCCCTGCCCCGGGCGCCAGGCATGGCCGTGGCCAAGGCGCACCCGCCGCAGCAGCACGGCGTCTTCTTCGAGCGCTTCGGGGGAGCGCGGAAGATGTCTGCCAGCCTGGAGCCGGGGGCCAGCGCCAGGCACCCgctgatgcagcagcagcagccgccgccgccgcagccgccgcagCAGCCGCCGGGCTTGCTGGCCAGACAGAACTCCTGCCCGCCAGCCATCCCTAGGCAACAGCAAACAGAAGCCAACGCTCCCAACCCCAACCTGCAGGACAATGGGCCCATAATGCAGAACCAGCATGCACAGTTTGAATACCCTATTCACAGACTGGAGAACAGGAATATGCATCCCTACACCGACCCCGTGTTTAATATGCAGCaccctcctccgcaacagccaccAAATCAAAGACTGCAGCACTTCGATGCCCCCTACGTGAGCGTCGCCAAGAGGCCACGGTTCGACTTCCCCGGCAACCCCGGTGTCGAGCGCTGTGCCTCCTGGGGCAGCGGCATGCACGGCCCTGCCATGGAGAGCCACCTCTCCCCGACGGCCTACCCCGGCCTGCCGGGCGAGTTCACCCCGCCGGCACCCGAGGCCTTTGGGGGCCCGCTGCCGCATGGTGGCCCCGAGCACCCGGCGCTGGCGCAGCGCCAGAACGCGGCCCTGGTGATGAAGCAGATGGCCTCGCGCAGCCAGCAGCGTCTGCGGCcgcccagcctgcagcagctggggcaccACGGCGAGGTGGGCCCGCCCGGCGGCCTGCCCCCGCCTGCCTTCGAGCGGGAggccggcagcggcggccgcaGCTTCGACCCGCCGGCGCCACACCTGGCCCCTGACAGCGCCTGGttcgcggggccgccgccgcccggggagcTGCTGCCACGGCGCATGGCGGCGCCAGGGCTGCCAGCCGAGGCGGCCCCCCACGAGCTGGGCCTGCAGCCGGGTGGCGCCGCCGTGCTCTTCCGGCCAGGCGCCGgcgggctggggctgcaggagccgCTGCGGATGGCGGGCGAGGGGCCGGCGCAGGCCCTGCCCTCGCCCGGCGTCCACCCGCCCTTTGCGCCCGCCATGGGTGGCCTCTCGCAGCTGCAGTCGCCGGGCGGTGGCGTGGCACTGCCCAGCGCCCCTGCTGAGCGCCGTGGCCCCGCTGACTTTGCTGCCCAGCCCGGCTTCCCCTTCGCGGCAGCGGCACGGCAGCCGGCGGCCCACGGGGCCGCGCCCACCCTCAGCGCCTCGCCAGGTGCCTACCCACCACCCCCGCCTGAGTtcccaccaccgccgccgccacggCCCGCCGCCAGCAAGCTGGGCGCCCTCTCGCTGGGCTCCTTCAGCAAGCCGGCCAGCAAGGACAACGTCTttgggcagagctgcctggccGCCCTCTCCACCGCCTGCCAGAACATGATCGCCAGCCTGGGTGCTCCCAACCTCAACGTCACCTTCAACAAGAAGAGCCCGGCTGAGGCCAAGCGCAAGCTCAGCCAGGCCGAGCCCGACCCACCGCCGCCTGCCGCCCCGGACTACTTcccggcggggctgccggcgggcggGGGTGGCGCAGGCAAGGCAGCGGGCACTGCCCCGCTGCTGCCTGCTGAGAGCAGCCTCTCGCCCGGCTATGCGCTGGAGCCGGCGGCCGGCAGTGAGGGCaaggcgggcggcgggcgggggcggggccgccggaAACGGGACAGCGGGCACGTCAGCCCTGGCACCTTCTTCGAGAAGTTCTCGGCCGCGGAGGGCGGTGGGGCTGGTGTCAGCCCGGGGCAGCCGGCGGTGCCGGCGGCAGCAGGGGGCCCGCCGGGGGCTGCAGGTGCGGAGCGTGGCGGGGGTACCCCCCACGACAAGCCCCTGACCTCACCCTCCTGGGGCAAGGGTGgtgagctgctgctgggggagcagCCTGACCTGATGTCCTCCCTGGACAGCGGCATACAGAGCGTGACCAAGTCGGACGGCAGCTCCCCGCATGTGGACTTTCCCGACGAGGTCAGCACCAGCTACGGCAATGAGGACGAGGTGTCCTCCAGCTCCGACAATGCTGCCTCCAAGCCCACCCGCAGCCCGCTGCTGGGCGGCTCGCCCAAGCTGCCCCGCGGGGAGCATGCACTTCTCAATGGACAGAAGCCCCTGGCCCTTGGCCTCCTCAGTACGTCTACCTCGACCCCGGACAGCTACGGGCTCAGCACCACAGCGGGCGCCCACCCCGGCACGCCGGGCATGGAGCAGGTGCGGACCCCCACGAGCACCTCGGCCCAGGACGAGATCCACCCCCTGGAGATCCTGCAGGCGCAGAtccagctccagcggcagcagtTCAGCATCTCGGAAGACCAGCCCTTGGGGCTGAAGAGCAAGAAGGGGGAGTGCACGGGGCAGAATGGGGACAGCGACCTGGGCAGCTGCTGCTCGGAGGGCGTCAAGGGCGCCATGAGCACCATCGACCTGGACTCCCTGATGGCGGAGCACAACTCCACCTGGTACCTGCCCGGCGAGAAGGCCCTGatggaggggcaggaggaggacaaGCCCATGGCGCCCTGggagaagcccaagcccacgaaCCCCAGCAAAGAAG
- the MN1 gene encoding transcriptional activator MN1 isoform X2 translates to MFGLEQFEPQSSSRSGGQAERGFGQPGLSMSAHFKAPAFPGGGPAAAAVDPALGALGEPPLLGMNMSLAGDAYGFPGRGPAELHGGGMQPPVHGFFGGQQPHGGHGGAHHPHQHPPHFGGNFGPDPGASCVHGGRLLGYSGALGGQTAFADGYEHMAESQGGEGFGQQRPGNLPDFQHHSAGASSHAVPAPCLPLDQSPNRAASFHGLPAAGSSEPHGLEQRRLPAQGGVDSLEYNYPGDGPAGHFELPVFSPSEPEGQLPHYGGGRQVPAGGSFAGAPALPRAPGMAVAKAHPPQQHGVFFERFGGARKMSASLEPGASARHPLMQQQQPPPPQPPQQPPGLLARQNSCPPAIPRQQQTEANAPNPNLQDNGPIMQNQHAQFEYPIHRLENRNMHPYTDPVFNMQHPPPQQPPNQRLQHFDAPYVSVAKRPRFDFPGNPGVERCASWGSGMHGPAMESHLSPTAYPGLPGEFTPPAPEAFGGPLPHGGPEHPALAQRQNAALVMKQMASRSQQRLRPPSLQQLGHHGEVGPPGGLPPPAFEREAGSGGRSFDPPAPHLAPDSAWFAGPPPPGELLPRRMAAPGLPAEAAPHELGLQPGGAAVLFRPGAGGLGLQEPLRMAGEGPAQALPSPGVHPPFAPAMGGLSQLQSPGGGVALPSAPAERRGPADFAAQPGFPFAAAARQPAAHGAAPTLSASPGAYPPPPPEFPPPPPPRPAASKLGALSLGSFSKPASKDNVFGQSCLAALSTACQNMIASLGAPNLNVTFNKKSPAEAKRKLSQAEPDPPPPAAPDYFPAGLPAGGGGAGKAAGTAPLLPAESSLSPGYALEPAAGSEGKAGGGRGRGRRKRDSGHVSPGTFFEKFSAAEGGGAGVSPGQPAVPAAAGGPPGAAGAERGGGTPHDKPLTSPSWGKGGELLLGEQPDLMSSLDSGIQSVTKSDGSSPHVDFPDEVSTSYGNEDEVSSSSDNAASKPTRSPLLGGSPKLPRGEHALLNGQKPLALGLLSTSTSTPDSYGLSTTAGAHPGTPGMEQVRTPTSTSAQDEIHPLEILQAQIQLQRQQFSISEDQPLGLKSKKGECTGQNGDSDLGSCCSEGVKGAMSTIDLDSLMAEHNSTWYLPGEKALMEGQEEDKPMAPWEKPKPTNPSKEAHDLPPSKTSATAQTGSHLQCLSVHCTDDVGEAKGRTAVPTWRSLHSDISNRFGTFVAALT, encoded by the coding sequence ATGTTCGGGCTGGAGCAGTTCGAGCCGCAGAGCAGCAGCCGGAGCGGCGGGCAGGCGGAGCGGGGCTTCGGCCAGCCCGGACTGAGCATGAGCGCGCACTTCAAGGCGCCGGCCttccccggcggcggcccggcggcggcggcggtggatCCGGCCCTGGGCGCGCTGGGCGAACCGCCCCTCCTGGGCATGAACATGAGCCTGGCCGGGGACGCCTACGGCTtcccgggccgcggccccgccgagCTGCACGGCGGCGGCATGCAGCCGCCGGTGCACGGCTTCTTCGGCGGGCAGCAGCCGCACGGCGGCCACGGCGGCGCCCACCacccccaccagcaccccccGCACTTCGGCGGCAACTTCGGGCCCGACCCCGGCGCCTCCTGCGTGCACGGCGGCCGGCTCCTGGGCTACAGCGGCGCGCTGGGCGGGCAGACGGCGTTCGCCGACGGCTACGAGCACATGGCCGAGAGCCAGGGCGGCGAGGGCTTCGGACAGCAGCGCCCCGGGAACCTGCCCGACTTCCAGCACCACAGCGCCGGCGCCTCCAGCCACGCCGTGCCGGCGCCCTGCCTGCCCCTCGACCAGTCCCCCAACCGCGCCGCCTCCTTCCACGGGCTGCCGGCGGCCGGCTCCTCCGAGCCCCACGGCCTGGAGCAGCGGCGGCTCCCCGCGCAGGGCGGCGTGGACTCGCTGGAATACAATTACCCCGGCGACGGCCCCGCCGGCCACTTCGAGCTGCCCGTCTTCTCCCCGTCGGAGCCCGAGGGGCAGCTGCCGCACTACGGCGGCGGGCGGCAGGTGCCGGCGGGCGGCAGCTTCGCGGGGGCGCCCGCCCTGCCCCGGGCGCCAGGCATGGCCGTGGCCAAGGCGCACCCGCCGCAGCAGCACGGCGTCTTCTTCGAGCGCTTCGGGGGAGCGCGGAAGATGTCTGCCAGCCTGGAGCCGGGGGCCAGCGCCAGGCACCCgctgatgcagcagcagcagccgccgccgccgcagccgccgcagCAGCCGCCGGGCTTGCTGGCCAGACAGAACTCCTGCCCGCCAGCCATCCCTAGGCAACAGCAAACAGAAGCCAACGCTCCCAACCCCAACCTGCAGGACAATGGGCCCATAATGCAGAACCAGCATGCACAGTTTGAATACCCTATTCACAGACTGGAGAACAGGAATATGCATCCCTACACCGACCCCGTGTTTAATATGCAGCaccctcctccgcaacagccaccAAATCAAAGACTGCAGCACTTCGATGCCCCCTACGTGAGCGTCGCCAAGAGGCCACGGTTCGACTTCCCCGGCAACCCCGGTGTCGAGCGCTGTGCCTCCTGGGGCAGCGGCATGCACGGCCCTGCCATGGAGAGCCACCTCTCCCCGACGGCCTACCCCGGCCTGCCGGGCGAGTTCACCCCGCCGGCACCCGAGGCCTTTGGGGGCCCGCTGCCGCATGGTGGCCCCGAGCACCCGGCGCTGGCGCAGCGCCAGAACGCGGCCCTGGTGATGAAGCAGATGGCCTCGCGCAGCCAGCAGCGTCTGCGGCcgcccagcctgcagcagctggggcaccACGGCGAGGTGGGCCCGCCCGGCGGCCTGCCCCCGCCTGCCTTCGAGCGGGAggccggcagcggcggccgcaGCTTCGACCCGCCGGCGCCACACCTGGCCCCTGACAGCGCCTGGttcgcggggccgccgccgcccggggagcTGCTGCCACGGCGCATGGCGGCGCCAGGGCTGCCAGCCGAGGCGGCCCCCCACGAGCTGGGCCTGCAGCCGGGTGGCGCCGCCGTGCTCTTCCGGCCAGGCGCCGgcgggctggggctgcaggagccgCTGCGGATGGCGGGCGAGGGGCCGGCGCAGGCCCTGCCCTCGCCCGGCGTCCACCCGCCCTTTGCGCCCGCCATGGGTGGCCTCTCGCAGCTGCAGTCGCCGGGCGGTGGCGTGGCACTGCCCAGCGCCCCTGCTGAGCGCCGTGGCCCCGCTGACTTTGCTGCCCAGCCCGGCTTCCCCTTCGCGGCAGCGGCACGGCAGCCGGCGGCCCACGGGGCCGCGCCCACCCTCAGCGCCTCGCCAGGTGCCTACCCACCACCCCCGCCTGAGTtcccaccaccgccgccgccacggCCCGCCGCCAGCAAGCTGGGCGCCCTCTCGCTGGGCTCCTTCAGCAAGCCGGCCAGCAAGGACAACGTCTttgggcagagctgcctggccGCCCTCTCCACCGCCTGCCAGAACATGATCGCCAGCCTGGGTGCTCCCAACCTCAACGTCACCTTCAACAAGAAGAGCCCGGCTGAGGCCAAGCGCAAGCTCAGCCAGGCCGAGCCCGACCCACCGCCGCCTGCCGCCCCGGACTACTTcccggcggggctgccggcgggcggGGGTGGCGCAGGCAAGGCAGCGGGCACTGCCCCGCTGCTGCCTGCTGAGAGCAGCCTCTCGCCCGGCTATGCGCTGGAGCCGGCGGCCGGCAGTGAGGGCaaggcgggcggcgggcgggggcggggccgccggaAACGGGACAGCGGGCACGTCAGCCCTGGCACCTTCTTCGAGAAGTTCTCGGCCGCGGAGGGCGGTGGGGCTGGTGTCAGCCCGGGGCAGCCGGCGGTGCCGGCGGCAGCAGGGGGCCCGCCGGGGGCTGCAGGTGCGGAGCGTGGCGGGGGTACCCCCCACGACAAGCCCCTGACCTCACCCTCCTGGGGCAAGGGTGgtgagctgctgctgggggagcagCCTGACCTGATGTCCTCCCTGGACAGCGGCATACAGAGCGTGACCAAGTCGGACGGCAGCTCCCCGCATGTGGACTTTCCCGACGAGGTCAGCACCAGCTACGGCAATGAGGACGAGGTGTCCTCCAGCTCCGACAATGCTGCCTCCAAGCCCACCCGCAGCCCGCTGCTGGGCGGCTCGCCCAAGCTGCCCCGCGGGGAGCATGCACTTCTCAATGGACAGAAGCCCCTGGCCCTTGGCCTCCTCAGTACGTCTACCTCGACCCCGGACAGCTACGGGCTCAGCACCACAGCGGGCGCCCACCCCGGCACGCCGGGCATGGAGCAGGTGCGGACCCCCACGAGCACCTCGGCCCAGGACGAGATCCACCCCCTGGAGATCCTGCAGGCGCAGAtccagctccagcggcagcagtTCAGCATCTCGGAAGACCAGCCCTTGGGGCTGAAGAGCAAGAAGGGGGAGTGCACGGGGCAGAATGGGGACAGCGACCTGGGCAGCTGCTGCTCGGAGGGCGTCAAGGGCGCCATGAGCACCATCGACCTGGACTCCCTGATGGCGGAGCACAACTCCACCTGGTACCTGCCCGGCGAGAAGGCCCTGatggaggggcaggaggaggacaaGCCCATGGCGCCCTGggagaagcccaagcccacgaaCCCCAGCAAAGAAG